From the genome of uncultured Bacteroides sp.:
TTTTCAACATGAGGGAAAGTCAAATAATATACCCCTTTACGTTCAAATAAAAAAGGGCCTTCTTTTAATCCTTTTTCCGGCAAATTAGCAATAATCTGAGGTTCTGAAGCCAGTTCCACCATATTGCTTTTCAATTTTGCTACCATAAAATTGCCAGCCGACCAATATAAATAAGCTTGTCCATCTTTATCAATAAATACGTTGGGATCAATACCACTAACCTTGTCAATTTGTTTAGGCTGTGGAATAAACGGGCCAAAGGGATTATTAGCAACAGCTACTCCTACAGAAAAGCCCTTTGCACCTTTCGGAGGAGCAGGAAAATAAAAGTAATATTTCCCATTTTTATTGATACAGTCCGGCGCCCACATACTAAATGCCGTTGAGTCAGCCCATTGTACTTTATTCTGGCTCACAATTACTCCATGATCTGTCCAATCAGTAAGATTAGAGGATGAAAACACATGATAATCTTCCATACAAAACCAGTTTGGACGGCCTTGCCCTTCTTTGCCTAAGATATCATGCGATGGATATAGATAGACTTTATCACCGAAAACTCTGGCTGTTGGATCAGCAGAGAACTGGTTTCTTATAATTGGATTTTGTGCTGCGACATTAGTAAATTCAAACAATATAATTACCAACTGAATCAATATCGCTAATTTATTATTCTTCATATTTTTTTTAAAAAAAGGTTATCGGTTAAGTATAACAATTATATATATAGCTTATTTAGGCTGAGAAAATCTATATAACATTATAAAATGCACAACACATTTATTCAGTTTAAAAATCATAGACTATACACAAATCGTCTCTTTATTATATGACAAGAACATTATAAGACTTACTTATCCTATAATGTTCTGTCACATTTTAAGTATATTATTTTATTTCAGAAATAGTATCTGAAATATGGAAATAGTCAAAATCTGCATATCCACCAACATTTTTAGTGGCATAATTAAACAAACCAAAGCGATATCCTATAAATTGAGGAATGGTATATGCCATTTTTAATGGTTCACCAATGAAGTTCCACGCCTTGCCATCATAGCTATAAAAGAATTTAGCGATATCTGTACGGTCTTTGAAATTGCATTCTGCTTTGAAATAAACAATATTACGAGAAAGCGGAACACTTTGTATTTCAACAGGCTTTCCTGTTCCGGCACTAATCATTACTATAGACTTGGTTCCTTTATTAACTCTAACTCCCAGCTGACCGAAATTCTTTTGTAACAAGCATAATCCGGCAAAATCTCCATCCTTCATATGAGATACATCGATAGATGTAACGCCAGTACATACAGGTCCAATGGTACGTTGAGTCAAGGTATTTCTTGCCAACAGCAGAGTTGAATCTATTCTGCCTGTAGTAAGGCGCAAATAACCTTTTCTTTGGGTAACCGACCATAATTTATTATCCGGATTATGGTTCCATTGCCAAACCAATGGTAAAGCTGAAGTTCCAGGTTTACGCGTAAATTCGTCAGAAGCAACAATGCCAGGAATCAAACCTTTGCTGGCAGGCAAATCAAGCGTTTCAGGCACTTTACCATTCTCGCCAATTACAGGCCATCCATTTTCCCATTTTACAGGAACCAAATAAGGAATACGTCCTACCGCTCCAAAATCACGGAATAAATAAGCGAACCACTTACCATCAGGAGTGTCGATAAGTCCTCCTTGAGCTACCCCTTGATCCTGAAATCCAACTTGTCCTTCATACGGACCGGTAATTTTATCTGCTCTGTGGATGTTTACGGTACGCATGCC
Proteins encoded in this window:
- a CDS encoding family 43 glycosylhydrolase translates to MKNNKLAILIQLVIILFEFTNVAAQNPIIRNQFSADPTARVFGDKVYLYPSHDILGKEGQGRPNWFCMEDYHVFSSSNLTDWTDHGVIVSQNKVQWADSTAFSMWAPDCINKNGKYYFYFPAPPKGAKGFSVGVAVANNPFGPFIPQPKQIDKVSGIDPNVFIDKDGQAYLYWSAGNFMVAKLKSNMVELASEPQIIANLPEKGLKEGPFLFERKGVYYLTFPHVENNIERLEYAMGPSPMGPFKMAGVIMDESPVGCWTNHHSIINFKKQWYLFYHSNDLSPKFDKNRSVRIDSLFFNADGTIRKVTPTFRGVGLTDASKQIQIDRYSRISDKGISVSFVDTLNTFAGWKTVFNEKKAWVQYNNVDFGKRKYKSVIIKAISQKGAILQLKLNSANGPILAKINLPESKEWKETKVLISGLKQGSHNLFLSSDNNNVVEVDWIKFE
- a CDS encoding glycoside hydrolase 43 family protein, producing the protein MRKRNILCVVAILLSGHFMNLSAQVKKAQNPIIFSDVPDMSMLRVGDTYYMSSTTMHMSPGVPIMKSKDLVNWKLVNYAYNTLDDVDALNLNNGQSTYGRGSWASSIRYNKGTYYVTTFAQTTGKTYIYTTKDLEKGPWVKHSFAPSLHDHSLFFEEDGRIYLIYGNGKLNIVELKKDLSGIKPETDRVLIENASAPSGNGGLGAEGSQLFKVNGKYYLFNITWPAGGMRTVNIHRADKITGPYEGQVGFQDQGVAQGGLIDTPDGKWFAYLFRDFGAVGRIPYLVPVKWENGWPVIGENGKVPETLDLPASKGLIPGIVASDEFTRKPGTSALPLVWQWNHNPDNKLWSVTQRKGYLRLTTGRIDSTLLLARNTLTQRTIGPVCTGVTSIDVSHMKDGDFAGLCLLQKNFGQLGVRVNKGTKSIVMISAGTGKPVEIQSVPLSRNIVYFKAECNFKDRTDIAKFFYSYDGKAWNFIGEPLKMAYTIPQFIGYRFGLFNYATKNVGGYADFDYFHISDTISEIK